TCGCGGTCGATCAATACATCGGGAATGCTCGGGTCATAGTCACGCACCAGGGTGATGCAACCCTGGCTTTCGGCTTCGACCAGTTGGCAGACGCGCTCCAGCACCTCGTGCACATTGGTCATGGCCAGGGACGGCAGCTTGTTGGAGCCGAGCATGCGGTCCACCAGGTTACGCAGGCGGTCGGCTTCTTCAATGATGACATTCGTGTAGTCCTTGAGATGCTCTTCCGGCAGCTCGCGGGCCAGCAACTGTGCCGCGCCGCGAATACCGCCCAGCGGGTTCTTGATCTCATGGGCCAGGCCGCGCACCAGCATCTTGCTGGTTTCCTGCTTGGACAGCTGCGCCTCTTCCTTGGTGATGCGCAGCAGGCGGTCTCGAGGGTGCACTTCGAGCAGCAGCAGGGTCGCGCCATTGCTCAGGATCGGCGTCACGGCGTAATCGACGGTCAACGTCTGGCCCGTCAGGGCGGTGAGCATCGCCTCGCGCTTGGTGAACGGGTGTGCCTGCTCCACGGCCTGGCGCAACGAGCTCAAGGCTTCGGCCGACTCGGTGAACAATTCGCTGATGAACTGCCCATGGCTGCGCTGGCCGCTGATGGCCAGGAGCATCTCCGCCGCCGGGTTCATGTACTCAAGGCGCAGGTCGGCATTGAGCAGGATGGTCGCGGTGGTCAGGTTGTCGAGT
This region of Pseudomonas sp. MUP55 genomic DNA includes:
- the glnL gene encoding nitrogen regulation protein NR(II); the encoded protein is MTISDALHRLLLDNLTTATILLNADLRLEYMNPAAEMLLAISGQRSHGQFISELFTESAEALSSLRQAVEQAHPFTKREAMLTALTGQTLTVDYAVTPILSNGATLLLLEVHPRDRLLRITKEEAQLSKQETSKMLVRGLAHEIKNPLGGIRGAAQLLARELPEEHLKDYTNVIIEEADRLRNLVDRMLGSNKLPSLAMTNVHEVLERVCQLVEAESQGCITLVRDYDPSIPDVLIDREQMIQAVLNIVRNAMQAISSQNELRLGRISLRTRALRQFTIGHVRHRLVTKVEIIDNGPGIPAELQETIFFPMVSGRPDGTGLGLAITQNIISQHQGLIECESHPGHTTFSIFLPLEQGAPTT